The sequence below is a genomic window from Ipomoea triloba cultivar NCNSP0323 chromosome 10, ASM357664v1.
AGGCTCATAATCAACCAACGGCAGTGAGCTTTTCCCGGAGACATTCTGCGGTGAAGCCATTGAATGCTAACGAGTCAGTTGTTGTCTCAGCGGCAACAATTGCAGCTCCTGGTATGCTGTGAATTGTCTGTCCCTTTAGTTTATTTATGATTCTGAGGATTGAAATGACCGGTTTGCCATTTGGTATATGGGGAATTTGCAGAGGTTACTGAGAAAGTAGGGGCAGAAGGCTATGAAAAGCTTGCTAAGCAGCTGGAAAATGCTTCTGCTCTTGAGATTGTAGATAAAGCCCTTGAGACATTTGGGGATGACATTGCTATTGCTTTCAGGTAGTTACAGAACCAAATTTTAAggataattttttgtgtttgtcTTGATTTTCAGTTGCAAGTTTGGATCTTTATAGAATTATTATAGTCTTCACTAATGGAACCATTGGTATGTAAGTTTTCTATAGTCAGTTGTTTACAATGTTTAAATTACCTGAGCATGTAAATGCTTTTTGAAAAATGATGCTAAAATGCAGTTTTTTAGTCTGTCATGTCGATAATGAACAATTCAAAGCGAAGGGCAACCCAGCCAAGTTGGTTACTAGTTTGACTCCTGGCAGAAGCAGcttattggtcttcttggtttgagctggtcagccTGTGGACTTggctagtttacctccttgtagtTATTTGCCGACTAGGGTCATAAGATAAGTTTACCCAGTGAACAATtgcacaccctcgggtagtAGCTGCGGGTGCCTCTTTttactcccaaaaaaaaaatcaaagtgaaGGTATTCATAACCTTTCCACAAGCGATTTCTTAATAAGTCTAAAGTTGGATGAGACACAAATAATCTCTATTTTTGTGTGTTGTCAATTGTCGTACTGATTATTATCGGTTAGTGAAAGAAGGAAGGAAGATGCCTTGTTCTTCTGCAACTTGTAGTGTTGTGCTGATTTGATCACTTTATATGCTGCTGATTTTATAGGAACTAAAGAGTTTATGAATAGTCTCAAGCTGGATAAGATATTGGTTTTACATGTAGGAGAAAGAATGTGGTTCATTTGTTCAGTCTTAATTTGAGGTATTATTATCCTTTGGAATCAAAGGCTACCTTAAAATTTAGGATTTGTAATGATACTGATTTTAAACTTGTTTTTGCACTGTATATTGATATGCTTGCTAGATCAGCTCCTTACTGACtgtatgtaattatattacagCGGGGCAGAAGATGTTGTTCTGATTGAGTATGCACGCTTAACTGGCAGACCCTTTAGAGTATTCAGTCTCGATACTGGGAGGTTAAACCCGGAGACTTATAGGTTCTTTGACACAGTCGAGAAACATTATGGCATTCGAGTGGAATACATGTTTCCTGATGCGGTTGAAGTTCAGGGGCTAGTGAGGAGCAAGGGCCTTTTCTCGTTTTACGAGGATGGTCACCAGGAGTGCTGCCGTGTGAGGAAGGTCAGGCCGTTGAGGAGGGCGCTAAAGCAGTTACGCGCCTGGATCACTGGGCAACGGAAGGATCAATCCCCTGGCACTCGGTCTGAAATTCCGGTTGTGCAGGTAGACCCCTCGTTTGAGGGCCTGGATGGCGGGGTTGGCAGCTTGGTGAAGTGGAACCCTCTGGCGAATGTGGATGGAAAGGACGTTTGGGACTTCCTCAGGGCGAT
It includes:
- the LOC116032225 gene encoding 5'-adenylylsulfate reductase 1, chloroplastic-like isoform X1, which produces MALPFSSSTTIHGSFTGKPKALQMGYFQPLDKAHNQPTAVSFSRRHSAVKPLNANESVVVSAATIAAPEVTEKVGAEGYEKLAKQLENASALEIVDKALETFGDDIAIAFSGAEDVVLIEYARLTGRPFRVFSLDTGRLNPETYRFFDTVEKHYGIRVEYMFPDAVEVQGLVRSKGLFSFYEDGHQECCRVRKVRPLRRALKQLRAWITGQRKDQSPGTRSEIPVVQVDPSFEGLDGGVGSLVKWNPLANVDGKDVWDFLRAMNVPVNSLHSRGYVSIGCEPCTRPVLPGQHEREGRWWWEDAAAKECGLHKANIKDTIPSANTIERDIFNTNNVVTLTRPGIENMLKMADRKEPWVVVLYAPWCRFSQAMEESYTELAGKLAGSGVKAAKFRADGDQKPFAQQELQLVSFPTILFFPKNSSRPIKYASEKRDTDSLLAFVDALR
- the LOC116032225 gene encoding 5'-adenylylsulfate reductase 1, chloroplastic-like isoform X2, with protein sequence MGYFQPLDKAHNQPTAVSFSRRHSAVKPLNANESVVVSAATIAAPEVTEKVGAEGYEKLAKQLENASALEIVDKALETFGDDIAIAFSGAEDVVLIEYARLTGRPFRVFSLDTGRLNPETYRFFDTVEKHYGIRVEYMFPDAVEVQGLVRSKGLFSFYEDGHQECCRVRKVRPLRRALKQLRAWITGQRKDQSPGTRSEIPVVQVDPSFEGLDGGVGSLVKWNPLANVDGKDVWDFLRAMNVPVNSLHSRGYVSIGCEPCTRPVLPGQHEREGRWWWEDAAAKECGLHKANIKDTIPSANTIERDIFNTNNVVTLTRPGIENMLKMADRKEPWVVVLYAPWCRFSQAMEESYTELAGKLAGSGVKAAKFRADGDQKPFAQQELQLVSFPTILFFPKNSSRPIKYASEKRDTDSLLAFVDALR